A genomic stretch from Candidatus Nitrotoga arctica includes:
- a CDS encoding TIGR03087 family PEP-CTERM/XrtA system glycosyltransferase: MDHLLYLTHRIPYPPNKGDKIRSYHLLKYLARHYHVHLGTFIDDPDDWQYVNTVRQLCEDTHFASLNPRTARLRSLGALMMNRPLTLNYYRNNDLQEWVRKVIKTQAIKRVLIFSSAMTQYVTGIQQARCIIDFVDIDSDKWRQYAKRKPWPMSWLYQREARLLLRYERQIACTYDASLFVSEAEADLFKQLAPESAEKTGFFNNGVDSDYFSPSREYPDPYQPNMAAIVFTGAMDYWPNVDAVRWFAQEIFPVVLANHPHARFYIVGSRPTAAVQELAQLPGVLVTGAVADVRPYLAHAQLAVAPLRIARGLQNKVLEAMAMAKIVIASPQAAEGILATSGKELHIASSSQEFSRIIISMLASKAEEHYGETARARILADYEWGRSLAHVKALLDEAPITAPKSCKPDKNPWIPQEIPHLITFKDEQR; this comes from the coding sequence ATGGATCATTTGCTTTATCTTACCCACCGCATCCCCTACCCACCCAACAAGGGTGACAAAATACGTTCCTACCATTTACTAAAATATTTAGCCCGACACTACCATGTTCATCTCGGCACCTTTATCGATGATCCAGACGATTGGCAATACGTAAATACAGTAAGGCAATTGTGCGAAGACACCCATTTTGCATCTTTAAATCCCCGCACGGCGCGTCTGCGAAGTTTGGGTGCACTCATGATGAATCGTCCTCTAACTCTTAATTATTACCGCAACAACGATTTACAGGAGTGGGTAAGAAAAGTAATAAAGACGCAGGCAATTAAGCGCGTTCTAATATTTTCTTCCGCCATGACACAATATGTAACAGGCATTCAACAAGCGCGTTGCATCATCGATTTCGTCGACATAGACTCCGACAAATGGCGTCAATACGCAAAAAGAAAGCCATGGCCCATGAGTTGGCTATATCAACGCGAAGCTCGCTTGTTGCTCCGCTACGAACGGCAAATAGCGTGCACGTATGATGCATCGCTGTTCGTTTCGGAAGCTGAGGCCGATCTTTTTAAACAACTGGCACCGGAGAGCGCTGAGAAAACTGGATTCTTCAATAATGGTGTAGATAGTGACTATTTTTCGCCTAGCCGAGAATATCCTGATCCATATCAGCCAAACATGGCGGCCATTGTGTTTACCGGCGCCATGGACTATTGGCCGAATGTGGATGCGGTACGCTGGTTCGCCCAGGAAATCTTTCCCGTTGTGCTTGCTAATCACCCCCATGCACGCTTTTATATCGTAGGATCTCGCCCAACCGCCGCCGTGCAGGAACTCGCCCAACTGCCTGGAGTCTTGGTAACAGGCGCCGTAGCGGATGTCAGACCCTATCTCGCCCATGCCCAACTAGCGGTGGCACCCTTACGCATCGCCAGAGGCTTACAAAACAAAGTTCTGGAAGCCATGGCCATGGCCAAGATTGTTATCGCATCTCCTCAGGCAGCAGAAGGCATTCTGGCGACATCAGGTAAAGAGCTGCATATTGCCAGCAGCAGCCAGGAGTTTAGCCGCATTATTATATCGATGCTCGCAAGTAAAGCCGAAGAACATTATGGCGAAACCGCACGCGCCCGGATTCTGGCTGATTATGAATGGGGACGCAGCCTTGCGCATGTCAAGGCATTGCTAGATGAAGCGCCGATAACTGCGCCTAAATCCTGTAAACCAGACAAAAATCCCTGGATACCACAAGAAATCCCACACTTGATTACTTTCAAGGATGAGCAACGATGA
- the xrtA gene encoding exosortase A, with protein MTGTTPEALTPSSIDSQTGQPELQWRFMAILTLAVIATILVIYQQTVLSTVAIWLRSETFTHGFFIFPISAYLIWMKRKSLAEIAPCPDYRGLLAMAGLGLGWLLADAGSVQVVAQLCLVAMIPVTVWTMLGLQVARAITFPLGFLFFDVPFGEFLIPPLMDFTADFVVTALQTTGIPVYREGTFFTIPSGQWSVVEGCSGLRYLIASFTLGTLYGYLTYRSNKRRLIFAALSLIVPIFANGMRAYMIVMIAHLSNMKLALGVDHYIYGWVFFGIVMTLLFWVGAFWREDQSDHQQQKNRIVVNTARGTITNRGFAMAGVITILIAALWPAYAAYLNNRPIKTDGLTIKLPESNQGWNLQSTPLTDWQPHYVGTNAQVMHTYRKEDKVISVYLGYYRTQRQDAELINSQNYMIKQKHPVWSNVGETQRKISLRGKNGTIQQTLLRASNNRLLIWSWNSLGGTYTINPYLAKLLLAKAKLLGQRDDGAVIIITAPYEGTPESAAVSLQSFANDMLPAIDASLNEVAERETHAR; from the coding sequence ATGACTGGCACAACACCCGAAGCGCTAACTCCGTCCAGCATCGACAGCCAAACCGGGCAGCCAGAATTGCAATGGCGTTTTATGGCTATCCTCACACTTGCGGTCATTGCCACAATTCTAGTCATTTATCAGCAAACCGTATTATCTACCGTCGCTATCTGGCTGCGATCCGAGACCTTTACCCACGGTTTTTTTATTTTTCCGATTAGTGCCTATCTCATATGGATGAAACGCAAATCACTTGCCGAGATAGCCCCATGCCCGGATTACCGCGGTTTGTTGGCCATGGCAGGATTAGGCCTTGGCTGGCTGCTTGCCGATGCCGGAAGTGTTCAGGTTGTCGCTCAGTTATGTTTGGTAGCAATGATCCCGGTGACGGTCTGGACTATGCTGGGGCTGCAGGTGGCCCGCGCGATAACTTTTCCCCTCGGATTCCTGTTTTTTGACGTTCCTTTCGGGGAATTTCTGATTCCCCCGCTAATGGATTTCACTGCCGATTTTGTAGTGACCGCACTGCAAACAACAGGCATTCCGGTTTACCGCGAAGGAACATTCTTCACGATACCCAGTGGCCAATGGTCCGTCGTAGAAGGTTGTAGCGGTTTACGCTACCTGATCGCATCTTTCACGCTAGGCACCTTATATGGCTATCTCACCTATCGCAGTAATAAACGCAGGCTCATTTTTGCCGCACTGTCATTGATCGTCCCCATTTTTGCCAATGGTATGCGTGCTTATATGATCGTGATGATCGCCCACTTAAGCAATATGAAACTAGCATTGGGAGTTGACCATTACATCTACGGCTGGGTCTTTTTCGGAATCGTTATGACGTTGCTATTCTGGGTCGGTGCTTTCTGGCGGGAAGATCAATCAGATCATCAACAACAAAAAAACAGGATTGTGGTTAATACGGCTCGTGGGACGATCACGAACCGAGGATTTGCCATGGCGGGTGTTATCACCATTCTGATTGCAGCCTTGTGGCCTGCTTACGCAGCTTATTTGAACAACCGTCCAATCAAAACCGATGGACTCACAATTAAACTGCCTGAATCAAATCAAGGCTGGAATTTACAATCTACGCCACTTACGGATTGGCAGCCGCACTATGTTGGTACGAATGCGCAAGTCATGCACACTTATCGCAAGGAAGATAAGGTCATCAGCGTGTACCTCGGTTATTACCGGACTCAGCGCCAAGATGCGGAATTAATCAATTCCCAAAACTACATGATCAAACAAAAACATCCAGTATGGAGCAATGTGGGTGAAACACAGCGCAAAATTTCTCTCCGTGGCAAGAATGGGACGATCCAGCAAACATTATTACGTGCCTCCAATAACCGGTTGTTAATCTGGAGTTGGAATAGCTTGGGAGGCACATATACTATTAACCCGTATCTGGCGAAGTTGCTTTTGGCAAAGGCCAAACTACTTGGGCAGCGTGACGATGGTGCAGTGATCATTATTACTGCCCCCTATGAAGGTACACCGGAATCAGCGGCAGTATCACTGCAATCTTTTGCCAACGATATGCTGCCGGCAATTGACGCCAGTCTTAATGAAGTAGCAGAGCGCGAAACACATGCACGCTAA
- a CDS encoding TIGR03088 family PEP-CTERM/XrtA system glycosyltransferase, which translates to MHANSPPLIVHVIHHFGVGGMENGIVNLINHMPPERYRHAIVCLTGYSEFRQRLNQPVELVALNKRAGNDVGLYGRLFRELRRLKPAIVHTRNLAALEGQVVAAAAGISNRVHGEHGRDMFDLQGKNRKYNLLRQAIRPLVKHYIPVSKDLERWLIDTVRVNPAIATQIYNGVDSVKFTPFTAPRINFGPPGFCPPDGFVIGAVGRMAEVKDYPNLVRAFLRMLELKPELHARARLVILGEGVARMACLALLKQSNAEHLAWLPGSRDDIADLMHQFDVFCLSSLGEGVSNTILEAMACGLPVIATAVGGNSELVDAGITGTLVPCADPKAMAHALLMYYQDSALTRTHGAAGRAKIEAHFSMSAMVRGYLGVYDTVLGNLK; encoded by the coding sequence ATGCACGCTAATAGTCCACCGCTGATTGTGCACGTCATTCATCATTTTGGCGTGGGCGGCATGGAAAATGGCATCGTGAATTTGATCAATCATATGCCCCCAGAACGCTATCGCCACGCCATCGTATGCCTGACCGGATACAGCGAATTTCGTCAGCGCCTGAATCAACCCGTTGAATTGGTAGCCCTCAACAAGCGCGCCGGCAATGATGTTGGCCTGTATGGTCGATTGTTTCGTGAGCTGCGGCGGCTCAAGCCGGCCATTGTGCATACCCGCAACCTCGCGGCCTTAGAAGGACAAGTTGTTGCCGCTGCCGCGGGCATCAGCAACAGAGTACATGGCGAGCATGGGCGTGACATGTTCGACTTGCAGGGCAAGAATCGTAAATACAATTTGCTGAGGCAAGCAATCCGGCCGCTGGTAAAGCATTACATTCCAGTGAGTAAGGATCTTGAACGCTGGTTAATCGATACCGTGCGGGTCAATCCGGCAATCGCTACCCAAATTTACAACGGTGTCGATAGTGTAAAATTCACACCGTTCACTGCACCAAGAATTAACTTCGGCCCGCCGGGATTTTGCCCTCCGGATGGATTTGTGATCGGCGCCGTGGGACGCATGGCGGAGGTAAAAGACTATCCAAATTTGGTGCGTGCATTTCTGCGCATGCTCGAACTTAAACCTGAGCTCCATGCACGCGCGCGGCTGGTTATCCTAGGCGAAGGCGTGGCGCGCATGGCTTGCCTGGCCTTGCTCAAGCAGTCCAATGCCGAACATCTCGCCTGGCTACCGGGCAGCCGAGACGACATAGCGGATTTGATGCACCAATTCGACGTATTCTGCTTATCCTCGCTGGGCGAAGGTGTATCCAATACTATTTTAGAAGCAATGGCATGCGGTTTGCCAGTAATTGCAACCGCCGTCGGGGGCAACAGCGAACTGGTAGATGCGGGCATCACTGGGACGTTGGTGCCATGTGCCGACCCGAAGGCAATGGCACATGCCTTGCTAATGTATTATCAAGATAGTGCACTTACCCGCACACATGGCGCGGCGGGGCGGGCCAAAATCGAGGCACACTTTTCGATGTCAGCTATGGTACGCGGATACCTGGGCGTATATGACACAGTGCTGGGTAATTTAAAATAG
- a CDS encoding XrtA/PEP-CTERM system amidotransferase → MCGIAGIFDTQAKRPIDQALLARMNQTQHHRGPDESGLHAEPGMAMAHKRLSIIDLSSGHQPLFNEDGSVVVVFNGEIYNFVDLIPELQALGHTFRTRCDTEVIVHAWEQWGEACVERFRGMFAFGLWDRNKETFFLARDRLGVKPLYYALLDDGQLIFGSELKVLTAHPALRRDIDPRAIEEYFAYGYIPEPRTIYQQAFKLSPAHTLTVKRGQPIPQPREYWDVPFQPLTPMTQAEAQEELIPLLRESVKIRLVSEVPLGAFLSGGVDSSAVVAMMAELSTEPVNTCSISFGDPAFNESEYAAKVATRYHTNHRVEQVDADDFDLIDKLAALYDEPYADSSAIPTYRVCQLARKNVTVALSGDGGDESFAGYRRYRWHLNEERMRSFIPSAVRRPVFGLLGKLYPKADWAPKIFRAKSTLEGIARDSVEGYFHSISLLSDAMRARLFSPEFSQELRGYRAVEVMYRHDAHSPAQEPLARVQYLDIKTYLVGDILTKVDRASMAHALEVREPLLDHKLVEWASRLPASLKLQGGEGKYIFKKAMESHLPNEILYRKKMGFAVPLASWFRGPLKEKVRQAVLGPTLAATGYFNADYLRELVDHHQAGLRDYSTPLWTLLMFEAFLRRNCGAKEQLER, encoded by the coding sequence ATGTGTGGCATAGCTGGCATATTTGATACGCAAGCCAAGCGCCCCATTGACCAGGCACTACTTGCGCGCATGAATCAGACTCAGCATCATCGCGGTCCAGATGAAAGCGGCTTGCACGCTGAGCCAGGAATGGCAATGGCGCACAAGCGGCTCTCGATCATAGACCTCTCCTCCGGTCACCAACCCCTGTTCAACGAAGACGGTAGCGTGGTGGTGGTATTTAATGGCGAAATTTACAACTTCGTCGATTTGATCCCCGAACTGCAAGCTCTGGGTCATACTTTCCGCACCCGCTGCGATACTGAAGTCATCGTGCATGCTTGGGAGCAATGGGGTGAAGCCTGCGTTGAACGTTTCCGCGGCATGTTCGCGTTCGGATTATGGGATCGCAATAAAGAAACATTTTTTCTGGCACGCGATCGTCTCGGTGTGAAACCGCTCTACTATGCACTACTCGACGACGGTCAGCTTATCTTCGGTTCCGAGCTCAAGGTCTTGACCGCCCATCCAGCTTTGCGACGCGACATTGATCCGCGCGCAATTGAGGAGTATTTCGCCTACGGCTATATTCCCGAACCACGCACTATTTACCAACAAGCCTTTAAGCTGTCGCCCGCACATACTCTCACCGTGAAGCGCGGTCAGCCAATTCCGCAGCCGCGAGAATATTGGGACGTACCATTCCAGCCCCTTACTCCAATGACGCAAGCCGAAGCACAAGAAGAACTCATACCCCTGCTACGCGAATCTGTGAAAATCCGCTTGGTCTCAGAAGTACCGCTCGGGGCGTTCCTCTCTGGTGGCGTAGATTCCAGCGCCGTGGTAGCCATGATGGCCGAATTGTCCACCGAACCGGTAAATACCTGTTCTATTTCATTCGGTGATCCGGCATTCAATGAATCCGAATACGCAGCGAAAGTCGCAACGCGCTATCACACTAATCATCGAGTAGAACAAGTTGATGCCGATGATTTCGATCTCATTGATAAGTTAGCTGCACTCTATGATGAACCTTACGCAGACAGCTCCGCCATCCCCACGTACCGCGTATGCCAACTGGCGCGAAAAAACGTCACTGTCGCGCTTTCCGGTGACGGTGGCGACGAAAGTTTCGCTGGCTACCGACGTTATCGCTGGCATCTTAACGAAGAACGCATGCGTAGCTTCATTCCATCTGCTGTGCGTCGCCCCGTATTTGGCCTGCTGGGCAAGCTCTATCCCAAAGCAGACTGGGCACCTAAAATTTTTCGTGCCAAATCCACGCTCGAAGGCATAGCGCGCGATTCGGTAGAAGGTTATTTTCATAGCATTTCGCTCTTGAGCGATGCAATGCGTGCACGCCTATTCAGTCCGGAATTTAGCCAGGAGCTGAGAGGCTACCGCGCAGTGGAAGTTATGTATCGCCACGATGCACACTCGCCTGCCCAGGAACCCTTGGCACGAGTGCAATACCTCGACATCAAGACCTATCTCGTAGGCGACATTCTCACCAAGGTTGACCGTGCCAGCATGGCGCACGCGCTCGAAGTACGCGAACCTCTGCTTGACCACAAATTGGTGGAGTGGGCCTCGCGCTTACCCGCATCGCTGAAGCTTCAGGGAGGAGAAGGCAAGTATATATTCAAGAAAGCGATGGAGTCGCACCTACCAAATGAAATTTTATACCGCAAGAAAATGGGTTTCGCGGTACCGCTTGCAAGCTGGTTCCGCGGCCCCCTGAAAGAAAAAGTCCGGCAGGCAGTGCTAGGCCCCACGCTGGCTGCCACTGGCTACTTTAATGCGGATTACCTCCGTGAACTGGTCGACCATCATCAAGCCGGACTACGCGATTACAGTACCCCGCTTTGGACGCTACTGATGTTCGAGGCATTCCTGCGCCGGAATTGTGGCGCAAAAGAACAGCTGGAGCGTTAG
- a CDS encoding acyltransferase family protein: MHCNTSDQAKRTEQKPHSGNGIPRFASFDYLRLFAMVLVTLQHGMAVAGYYEQTTWANVNLGQVGVGLFCALSGYLAFSGGAPPAIGWLQKRLWQIYPAYWITTIAAFLLTWAAGTKRIDGWLFLSQIAGTGYFTHGWELINVVSWFISLILLCYVIAFVGKWLGAPRLILVFVAIITLALLATRSEVALSRHVLTFCVAGLIAQTCPRPAVMLAIISSLLCAAFLWPQSFYAAFSIALLALALAWQTSDTRLTSVTRGYVYEYFLVHGIFLVGLARLLPQQKLFSGTIAIALAIVAAVILKKLTERLVTWVRRDDSTKVSTA, translated from the coding sequence ATGCATTGCAACACGTCAGACCAAGCTAAACGAACAGAGCAGAAGCCACATTCTGGAAACGGCATACCGCGGTTTGCATCGTTCGATTACCTGCGCCTTTTCGCGATGGTTTTGGTTACATTGCAGCACGGAATGGCAGTCGCCGGCTATTATGAACAAACCACTTGGGCAAATGTGAATCTGGGACAGGTGGGTGTGGGATTGTTCTGCGCTCTGAGCGGCTATCTCGCTTTCTCCGGCGGAGCGCCACCTGCCATCGGCTGGCTGCAAAAGCGCTTATGGCAGATCTATCCAGCCTACTGGATCACGACAATTGCAGCCTTCCTGCTCACTTGGGCGGCCGGTACGAAACGCATTGATGGGTGGCTTTTCTTGTCTCAAATAGCAGGCACGGGTTACTTCACTCATGGTTGGGAGCTTATCAATGTCGTGTCCTGGTTTATCTCACTCATTTTGCTTTGCTATGTCATTGCGTTTGTCGGCAAGTGGCTCGGCGCACCGCGACTGATACTTGTCTTTGTCGCCATCATCACCCTTGCCCTGCTTGCAACACGCAGCGAGGTTGCGCTTAGCCGCCATGTACTAACGTTCTGCGTGGCAGGTCTCATAGCCCAAACTTGCCCGCGTCCCGCCGTGATGCTCGCAATAATCTCCAGCCTGTTATGTGCAGCCTTTCTTTGGCCACAATCTTTCTATGCGGCTTTCAGTATCGCGTTGCTTGCGCTGGCGCTGGCATGGCAAACCTCCGATACCAGGTTGACCAGCGTTACGCGCGGCTATGTTTATGAATATTTTTTGGTTCATGGCATTTTCCTTGTCGGGTTAGCGCGGCTCCTGCCCCAGCAAAAGCTTTTCAGCGGCACGATTGCAATCGCCTTGGCCATTGTTGCCGCAGTCATTTTGAAGAAGCTCACCGAACGTTTGGTAACTTGGGTGCGGCGAGATGATTCAACCAAAGTTTCAACAGCCTAA
- a CDS encoding bifunctional UDP-4-keto-pentose/UDP-xylose synthase: MKKVLILGVNGFIGHHLSNRILATTDWDVYGMDMNADRITDLLDQPRFHFFEGDITINKEWMEYHIKKCDVILPLVAIATPSTYVKEPLRVFELDFEANLPIVRAAVKYKKHLIFPSTSEVYGMCHDEEFDPENSELICGPINKPRWIYSCAKQLMDRVIWGYGMEQGLNFTLFRPFNWIGSGLDSIHTPKEGSSRVLTQFFGHIVRGENISLVDGGQQKRAFTYIDDGIAALMKIIANKDGIASGKIYNIGNPVNNHSIHDLATMMLKLAEEYPEYRNSAGKVQLVTTTAAAYYGNGYQDVQNRVPKITNTCEELGWEPVISMADALRKIFDAYRGQIKDARALME, translated from the coding sequence ATGAAAAAGGTTTTAATCCTTGGCGTAAACGGCTTCATCGGACACCACTTGTCCAATCGCATTCTTGCTACCACTGATTGGGATGTGTATGGCATGGATATGAACGCTGACCGTATCACTGACTTGCTCGATCAGCCACGCTTTCACTTTTTTGAAGGTGACATCACCATCAACAAAGAATGGATGGAATATCATATAAAGAAATGCGACGTAATTTTGCCATTGGTGGCAATTGCTACGCCCTCCACCTATGTTAAGGAACCGTTGCGTGTATTTGAGCTGGATTTCGAAGCTAACCTGCCCATCGTGCGCGCAGCCGTTAAATACAAGAAACACCTAATATTTCCTTCCACTTCTGAAGTATATGGCATGTGTCACGATGAGGAATTTGACCCCGAAAATTCTGAGCTTATCTGCGGCCCGATCAATAAACCGCGGTGGATTTATTCTTGTGCCAAACAATTAATGGATCGCGTAATTTGGGGCTATGGAATGGAACAGGGATTAAACTTTACTCTCTTCCGTCCATTCAACTGGATCGGCTCTGGACTGGACTCCATCCACACGCCTAAAGAAGGAAGTTCGCGCGTGCTGACACAATTCTTCGGGCACATCGTGCGCGGCGAAAATATAAGTCTGGTAGACGGTGGGCAACAGAAACGCGCTTTCACTTATATCGACGATGGTATAGCCGCACTGATGAAGATCATTGCAAACAAGGATGGTATTGCCTCCGGCAAAATTTACAACATCGGCAACCCGGTCAACAACCATTCCATCCATGACTTGGCTACCATGATGCTGAAACTGGCCGAGGAATACCCGGAGTACCGCAATTCTGCAGGCAAGGTGCAATTGGTAACAACCACTGCGGCAGCCTATTACGGCAATGGCTATCAGGACGTGCAAAACCGCGTTCCCAAGATCACCAATACCTGCGAAGAATTGGGATGGGAGCCCGTCATTTCAATGGCCGATGCTCTGCGTAAAATTTTTGATGCTTACCGCGGACAAATTAAAGACGCGCGTGCCCTGATGGAATGA
- a CDS encoding TIGR04063 family PEP-CTERM/XrtA system glycosyltransferase has protein sequence MHILHILDHSIPLHSGYTFRTLSILKEQRALGWETTHLTSPKQGVCSTSEETIDGWHFFRARHAIAQMTKIPLLNQISVINSLTRRLNKVARIVKPDILHAHSPALNAIAALRVGRSLGIPVVYEVRAFWEDAAVDHGTSKKQGLRYRLTRALETYALKRVDAITTICEGLRNDIVLRGISAQKVTVIPNAVDIEKFSFESTPDNALKQQLGLAGYRIIGFIGSFYAYEGLDLLLTALPRMLDQMPDIRVLLVGGGPQEEALKLQSHQLGIADKVVFTGRVPHSEVNRYYDLVDVLVYPRHSIRLTELVTPLKPLEAMAQGRLFVASSVGGHRELIRDGETGVLFKAESPQDLASKVLDLLNTPERWPAMKAAGRRFVETERNWKVSVARYRDVYKRLTDKMAE, from the coding sequence ATGCACATCCTACACATCCTCGATCACTCAATTCCACTGCATAGTGGCTATACTTTTCGCACTCTCTCTATTCTTAAGGAACAACGTGCTTTAGGATGGGAAACCACTCACCTGACTAGCCCAAAACAGGGAGTCTGTAGCACAAGCGAAGAGACTATCGATGGCTGGCATTTTTTCCGTGCACGCCATGCAATTGCCCAAATGACGAAAATACCTTTATTGAACCAAATTTCCGTTATTAACAGTCTTACTCGTCGTCTTAACAAAGTAGCCAGAATTGTTAAACCAGACATTTTGCATGCTCACTCCCCTGCTCTGAATGCCATAGCTGCTTTACGCGTTGGCCGTAGCTTGGGCATTCCAGTGGTCTATGAGGTTCGTGCATTCTGGGAAGATGCGGCGGTGGATCATGGCACCAGCAAAAAACAAGGGCTGCGTTACCGCCTCACTCGTGCACTTGAAACCTATGCCTTAAAGCGCGTGGATGCCATTACCACGATTTGTGAAGGCTTGCGCAACGATATCGTGTTGCGTGGCATTTCAGCGCAAAAAGTCACCGTCATCCCCAATGCCGTGGATATTGAAAAATTTTCCTTTGAAAGCACGCCGGATAACGCACTTAAACAGCAATTAGGTTTGGCAGGCTACCGAATCATCGGCTTCATTGGCTCATTCTATGCCTATGAAGGACTGGATTTGCTGCTAACTGCATTACCGCGCATGCTCGATCAAATGCCGGATATCCGTGTTTTGTTGGTGGGCGGTGGGCCACAAGAAGAAGCACTGAAACTGCAATCTCACCAACTCGGCATTGCCGATAAGGTTGTGTTCACCGGTCGAGTGCCACACAGCGAAGTAAACCGCTATTACGACCTAGTGGACGTACTCGTTTATCCACGCCACTCAATCCGTCTCACGGAATTGGTTACGCCGTTGAAACCGCTGGAAGCGATGGCACAGGGCCGTTTGTTTGTGGCTTCCAGCGTGGGCGGTCACAGAGAACTAATTCGTGATGGCGAAACGGGCGTGCTGTTCAAAGCTGAGTCTCCACAAGACCTAGCGAGCAAGGTGCTCGATTTGCTTAACACGCCCGAGCGATGGCCGGCGATGAAAGCCGCCGGGCGGCGCTTTGTCGAGACTGAGCGTAACTGGAAAGTATCCGTAGCTCGCTATCGCGACGTTTACAAACGCTTAACCGACAAGATGGCGGAATAA
- a CDS encoding glycosyltransferase family 4 protein codes for MRIQDLKIALVGPLPPPSGGMANQTWQLATLLKQEGANVELVPVNAPYQPRCVGRIKGLRAVFRLLPYLFHLWHAAGRVDLFHVMANSGWSWHLFAAPAVWVAKLRGKAVLVNYRGGEADDFFTQAFAWVQPTLRQVNIIIVPSGFLEKIFANRDFLTRIVPNIVNLSRFIPNHSRKRNLSAPHIVVARNLEPLYDNTTALKAFRIVREAIPDAHLTIAGSGPERAKLEAMAKELGVADAVVFAGQIDNERMPVLYREADIALNPSLADNMPISILEALASGVPVVSTDVGGIPFLVEDGKTALLVPPRNPERMAEAMLRVLRDESLRECMVKNGLDHAHRFAWGSVRDALFLAYKMALDGATLAVTQDGK; via the coding sequence ATGCGAATTCAAGATTTAAAAATTGCTCTCGTTGGGCCACTGCCTCCACCTTCGGGCGGAATGGCCAACCAAACATGGCAATTGGCTACGCTACTGAAGCAAGAAGGAGCCAACGTAGAGCTTGTCCCCGTGAATGCACCTTACCAGCCACGCTGTGTCGGCCGTATCAAAGGACTGCGTGCCGTGTTTCGCTTGCTGCCGTACTTATTCCATTTATGGCACGCTGCAGGCAGAGTCGATTTATTTCACGTCATGGCCAATTCCGGCTGGTCCTGGCACTTATTTGCGGCACCAGCAGTGTGGGTCGCGAAGTTGCGGGGCAAAGCAGTGTTAGTCAATTACCGCGGTGGCGAGGCCGACGATTTCTTCACTCAGGCATTTGCCTGGGTACAGCCGACGCTGAGGCAAGTCAATATAATCATCGTGCCTTCCGGTTTCCTGGAAAAAATATTCGCGAATCGAGATTTCCTCACTCGCATAGTGCCCAATATTGTAAATTTAAGCCGTTTCATCCCTAACCATTCGCGCAAACGAAACCTTTCGGCACCGCATATCGTGGTCGCGCGTAATCTGGAACCTCTGTACGACAATACCACTGCGCTGAAAGCATTTCGCATTGTGCGTGAAGCCATTCCTGACGCGCATTTGACTATCGCTGGTTCCGGCCCAGAACGCGCGAAATTGGAAGCGATGGCAAAGGAACTAGGCGTGGCCGATGCTGTAGTGTTTGCAGGTCAAATAGATAACGAACGTATGCCCGTACTTTATCGCGAGGCAGATATCGCTCTTAATCCCAGTCTGGCAGACAATATGCCAATCTCGATTTTGGAAGCATTGGCAAGCGGTGTGCCGGTGGTCAGCACCGATGTCGGGGGCATACCGTTTCTGGTGGAAGACGGAAAGACCGCATTGCTGGTGCCACCGCGTAATCCAGAGCGGATGGCCGAGGCTATGCTGCGCGTATTGCGTGATGAATCGTTGCGAGAATGCATGGTTAAAAATGGTCTGGATCACGCGCACCGATTCGCATGGGGAAGCGTACGAGATGCGCTCTTTTTGGCGTACAAAATGGCACTGGATGGGGCAACGTTGGCTGTTACCCAAGATGGAAAATAA